Proteins from one Coffea arabica cultivar ET-39 chromosome 8c, Coffea Arabica ET-39 HiFi, whole genome shotgun sequence genomic window:
- the LOC113703999 gene encoding methylsterol monooxygenase 1-1 encodes MLPYTSIHEAEAALGRGLTAAEALWFNYSANKSDYFLYCHNIIFLFLIFSLVPLYYLILEFFFRNSVQPYKIQPKVKLSLSDYFNCYKSVMRMFVIVVGPLQLLSYPSIKMIGIRTSLPLPSVWEILAQLTMYFMIEDYTNYWIHRFLHCKWGYEKIHKVHHEYTAPIGFAAPYAHWAEVLILGIPAFLGPSLVPGHMITFWLWIALRQIEAIETHSGYDLPWTPTKYIPFYGGSDYHDYHHYVGGLSQSNFASVFTYCDYIYGTDKGYRYQKKVLQQLRDGLGNDGDQYGVPFDTSSESLKVD; translated from the exons ATGTTGCCATACACTTCCATCCACGAGGCGGAAGCCGCCTTAGGCCGAGGCCTAACGGCAGCGGAGGCCCTTTGGTTCAACTATTCCGCCAACAAATCCGATTACTTTCTATATTGCCACAACATCATTTTCCTCTTCCTTATTTTCTCACTTGTCCCTCTTTACTATCTGATTCTTGAATTCTTCTTCAGAAATTCTGTCCAGCCTTACAAAATTCAGCCCAAAGTCAAGCTCTCCCTCTCTGATTACTTCAACTGCTACAAATCTGTCATGCGCATGTTCGTCATTGTTGTCGGCCCTCTTCAACTTCTCTCCTATCCCTCTATTAAG ATGATTGGGATAAGGACTAGCTTGCCGTTGCCATCGGTTTGGGAAATATTAGCTCAATTGACGATGTATTTTATGATAGAAGACTATACCAACTATTGGATCCACAGATTCTTGCATTGCAAGTGGGGTTATGAGAAAATTCACAAGGTTCACCACGAGTACACTGCGCCGATTGGATTTGCGGCGCCGTATGCTCATTGGGCGGAGGTTTTGATCCTCGGGATCCCAGCTTTCCTAGGGCCGTCCCTGGTCCCAGGGCATATGATTACATTTTGGTTGTGGATCGCGTTGAGGCAGATTGAGGCCATTGAGACTCACAGTGG GTATGACCTCCCTTGGACTCCTACAAAGTATATACCCTTCTATGGTGGTTCAGACTACCATGACTACCATCACTATGTCGGTGGCCTAAGCCAAAGCAATTTTGCTTCAGTTTTCACCTACTGTGATTACATTTATGGGACAGACAAG GGATACCGCTATCAGAAGAAGGTCCTCCAGCAG CTACGAGACGGATTGGGAAATGATGGTGACCAATATGGAGTCCCCTTCGACACCTCTTCAGAAAGTCTGAAAGTTGACTGA
- the LOC113706209 gene encoding uncharacterized protein yields the protein MSNNLLSNITGKYFLVDAGYANSSGFLAPYRGVRYHLSEWSASGSKPQNFKELFNLRHSIARNVIERTFGLFKKRWTILRDASFFDVKTHVMIINACAILHNLIRVEQPNDPYLDEVDAEMRRVQHEVDDEDEMEDEDEDEENGMEDDGPNNDGGVNAVNENRIRTVQPTSKWTQFRNALARAMFIDYQIRQGHHGS from the coding sequence ATGAGTAATAATTTGTTGTCTAACATTACAGGCAAGTACTTTCTTGTTGATGCGGGTTATGCAAATAGCTCCGGTTTCTTAGCTCCATATAGGGGAGTTAGATATCATCTTAGCGAGTGGTCTGCTAGTGGGAGCAAGCCTCAAAATTTTAAAGAGTTATTCAACCTTCGACATTCAATTGCTCGAAATGTGATTGAAAGGACATTTGGTTTGTTCAAGAAGCGGTGGACCATTTTGAGAGATGCATCTTTTTTTGATGTTAAGACTCATGTCATGATAATTAATGCATGTGCCATCCTTCATAACCTTATTCGAGTAGAACAACCAAATGACCCTTACTTGGATGAAGTTGATGCTGAGATGCGAAGAGTACAACATGaggttgatgatgaagatgaaatggaagatgaagatgaagatgaggaAAATGGAATGGAAGATGATGGTCCAAATAATGATGGTGGTGTAAATGCTGTTAACGAGAATCGAATTCGAACAGTACAACCAACTAGTAAGTGGACACAATTTAGGAATGCTTTAGCACGAGCAATGTTTATTGACTATCAAATTAGACAAGGCCATCATGGAAGTTGA
- the LOC113703346 gene encoding uncharacterized protein At4g22758 yields MSERDFRRGVPVNRRVKTRPPHPSRSPSPSPSPAPATRRRRSSREVHRPRSSKLSRRLEIFKRCNSEPALLRARGGGGEHFGQRSLASPEAEGVFYRPQTCADIFSASSDNILLPRSPRISLEGMRYSKDAKVVVNVTVEGSPGPIRAMVKLGSSVEETIKLVIDKYGEEGRTPRLDKDATTTFELHHSYFSLQSLNKLDAIGDSGSRSFYLRKNSSGRSSSASLTPYDLSRNAGSHLPGSSSICLQSFICRKINKFMRRMNKLWKLLGCMNGNR; encoded by the exons ATGTCAGAGAGAGATTTCAGGAGAGGAGTTCCGGTGAACCGGAGAGTTAAAACCAGACCGCCTCATCCCTCACGGTCACCTTCGCCGTCCCCGTCCCCGGCACCGGCGACTCGCCGGAGGAGAAGTAGTCGTGAAGTTCACCGTCCTCGATCTTCCAAGCTTTCGAGGCGGCTTGAGATTTTTAAGAGATGCAATTCGGAGCCGGCTCTATTGAGAGctagaggaggaggaggagaacaTTTTGGTCAACGGAGTTTGGCTTCGCCGGAGGCTGAGGGAGTATTTTACCGACCTCAGACTTGTGCTGACATCTTCTCGGCATCTTCGGACAATATATTGTTGCCTCGGTCTCCGCGAATATCTTTGGAG GGAATGCGATACAGCAAGGATGCCAAGGTGGTGGTTAATGTGACAGTTGAGGGAAGCCCTGGACCAATTCGAGCTATGGTCAAATTGGGTTCAAGCGTGGAGGAGACAATTAAGCTTGTTATCGACAAATATGGTGAAGAAGGTCGCACTCCTCGTCTTGATAAAGATGCGACTACAACCTTTGAGTTGCACCACTCCTACTTCAGCCTTCAGA GCTTGAATAAACTTGATGCAATTGGGGATTCTGGTAGCAGAAGCTTCTACCTTAGAAAGAATAGCAGCGGTCGAAGTAGTAGTGCCTCATTAACTCCATATGATCTGTCCCGTAATGCGGGCTCTCACCTGCCCGGTTCTTCCTCAATCTGCCTTCAGAGTTTTATTTGTAGGAAGATTAACAAATTCATGAGAAGAATGAATAAGCTTTGGAAGCTCTTGGGCTGCATGAACGGTAACAGATAA
- the LOC113705393 gene encoding protein cornichon homolog 4-like, translated as MGDVWAWLLFFFIIIGVIVMVVFQLMCLADLEFDYINPYDSASRINKVILPEFITQGVLSLLFLLTGHWIMALLSIPYLYYNFTLYNRREHLIDVTEIFNMLNREKKKRLFKLGYLMLFLFMSLFWLIYSALEDDDHFA; from the exons ATGGGAGATGTGTGGGCGTGGCTACTATTCTTCTTCATAATTATAGGAGTGATCGTCATGGTCGTTTTCCAG CTTATGTGCTTGGCGGATCTAGAGTTTGATTATATCAACCCCTATGATTCAGCTTCTAGGATAAACAAAGTGATTTTACCGGAGTTCATTACACAAGGTGTTCTATCCTTGCTCTTCCTTTTGACGGGGCATTGGATCATGGCACTGCTCAGTATTCCATATTTGTACTACAATTTCACATT GTATAATCGACGAGAACACCTCATAGATGTAACTGAGATTTTTAATATGCTCAatcgagaaaagaaaaaacggCTTTTCAAACTTGGCTACCTCATGCTTTTCCTGTTCATGTCCCTATTCTG GTTGATATACAGTGCATTGGAAGATGATGACCACTTCGCCTAA
- the LOC140013592 gene encoding uncharacterized protein, whose translation MRAVVWNCRGAGSPLTVSQLEEVVRLHSPDLVFLTETKNKKKFMNKIRMRLRYDSLFVVDPIGRAGGLAVLWRRDLVVKRVLFTDFTIELNVEGKGTEEDWWFVGIYASSNDQLREQQWKTIEHRANIWGRNWILAGDMNDLLSSGEKWGGKQRSDRSFRIFRNFVNNNQLVDIGFEGIPWTWCNNWDEEGEVRERLDRILCSRDWSRDHDRAKCVHIQNEASDHCMLLLDT comes from the coding sequence ATGAGAGCTGTGGTATGGAACTGTCGAGGTGCTGGGAGCCCTTTGACAGTTTCCCAACTTGAGGAGGTTGTGAGACTCCACTCCCCTGATTTAGTCTTTCTAActgaaactaaaaacaaaaaaaaatttatgaataAGATTAGGATGAGATTGAGATATGATAGTCTGTTTGTTGTTGACCCTATAGGTCGAGCTGGAGGTCTGGCTGTACTTTGGAGGAGGGACTTAGTAGTTAAAAGAGTTCTTTTCACTGATTTTACAATAGAATTGAATGTGGAAGGGAAGGGGACTGAGGAGGATTGGTGGTTTGTTGGGATATATGCTAGTAGTAATGATCAGCTCAGGGAGCAGCAGTGGAAAACCATTGAACATAGAGCTAATATATGGGGTAGGAACTGGATCTTGGCAGGCGACATGAATGATCTACTTTCCAGTGGAGAAAAATGGGGAGGGAAGCAGAGGAGTGATAGAAGTTTTAGAATCTTTAGGAATTTTGTCAATAATAATCAACTGGTAGATATTGGTTTTGAAGGGATTCCCTGGACTTGGTGTAACAATTGGGATGAGGAGGGTGAGGTTAGGGAAAGGCTTGACAGGATTCTGTGTAGTAGGGATTGGAGTAGAGATCATGATAGAGCTAAGTGTGTGCACATTCAAAATGAGGCCTCTGACCATTGCATGTTGTTGCTGGATACTTAG
- the LOC113703348 gene encoding general transcription and DNA repair factor IIH subunit TFB5 → MVNAIKGLMISCDVPMAQFIINMNAALPQSQKFIIHVLDSTHLFVRSDVAGMIRSAIAEFREQNTYEKPS, encoded by the exons ATGGTGAATGCCATCAAGGGACTGATGATTTCATG TGACGTACCTATGGCTCAATTCATCATCAACATGAATGCAGCACTCCCTCAATCACAGAAGTTTATTATACATGTTTTAGATAGCACTCATCTCTTTGTACGATCTGATGTTGCTGGAATGATAAGATCAGCCATTGCAGAATTCAGGGAGCAGAATACTTATGAGAAGCCTTCTTAA
- the LOC140013796 gene encoding protein ANTAGONIST OF LIKE HETEROCHROMATIN PROTEIN 1-like, whose protein sequence is MDKEGDVQKAKKRKVVVANYMVTIATLVVWWHEKHIVKEPYLDFKVAREIYLRRLYYGNNRVCVEQLRLNKHCFTVLCTNLREHCGLTDTRNITVEEAVAMFLYVLAHNFKNRTVNFNFIRSGETVSRYFNIVLRAIIKLGRHYLIQPESEMEGYEHEKWEWFQDCLGALDGTYVKVHVLLRDQGRYRNRKNEIVTNVLGVCSRDMRFTYVLPGWEGSAADGRVLRDALVRSDPLIVPKSM, encoded by the exons ATGGATAAAGAAGGAGACGtgcaaaaagcaaaaaagagaaaagtggtaGTTGCAAATTATATGGTAACAATAGCTACATTAGTAGTTTGGTGGCATGAGAAACATATAGTAAAGGAGCCTTACTTGGACTTTAAAGTAGCACGTGAAATATATCTAAGGCGTCTTTACTATGGAAACAATAGAGTTTGTGTAGAACAACTTAGACTCAATAAACATTGTTTTACTGTTTTATGTACAAATTTAAGAGAGCATTGTGGGTTGACGGATACTAGAAATATTACTGTTGAAGAGGCAGTTGCAATGTTTCTCTATGTTCTTGCTCATAATTTTAAGAATCGCACTGTCAATTTTAATTTCATAAGATCAGGTGAGACAGTTAGTCGATACTTTAATATAGTTCTACGTGCTATCATAAAATTGGGGAGACACTATCTTATCCAGCCTGAATCGGAAATGGAAGGTTACGAACATGAAAAGTGGGAATGGTTTCAG GATTGTCTTGGAGCGTTAGACGGTACTTATGTTAAAGTACATGTTCTTCTTAGAGATCAAGGAAGATATAGGAATAGGAAGAATGAGATAGTAACAAATGTTTTAGGTGTATGCTCCCGTGACATGAGATTTACATATGTATTGCCTGGATGGGAAGGTTCTGCAGCAGATGGTAGAGTTCTACGGGATGCGTTAGTTAGATCAGATCCATTAATTGTTCCCAAGAGTATGTGA